A DNA window from Candidatus Methylomirabilota bacterium contains the following coding sequences:
- a CDS encoding DUF1330 domain-containing protein has translation MAAYFVVDIDVTDATGFDEYRRVVGPVLDKYGGRFLARGGTPDVLEGQWKPKRLTLIEFPTVARAREFYTSPDYQKIIGLRTRAAKTNLVLVEGA, from the coding sequence ATGGCCGCATACTTCGTGGTCGACATCGACGTGACTGATGCCACCGGATTCGACGAGTACCGGCGGGTCGTCGGGCCCGTGTTGGACAAGTACGGGGGACGGTTCCTGGCTCGGGGCGGCACCCCGGACGTCCTGGAGGGCCAGTGGAAGCCGAAGCGCCTGACGCTGATCGAGTTTCCCACCGTGGCCCGGGCCCGGGAATTCTACACGTCCCCGGACTATCAGAAGATCATCGGCCTGCGAACGAGGGCCGCGAAGACGAATCTGGTGCTGGTGGAAGGGGCGTAG
- a CDS encoding 4a-hydroxytetrahydrobiopterin dehydratase: protein MSPLPAERCVACRPDSPRVTEAEMARLRREIPEWNLVEREGISRLERMFRFPNFLEALAFTNRVGALAEDEGHHPALLTEWGRVTVTWWTHAIGGLHRNDFIMAAKTDALFGGSR from the coding sequence ATGAGCCCGTTGCCCGCCGAACGCTGCGTCGCCTGCCGCCCGGACTCGCCCCGCGTGACGGAGGCGGAGATGGCCAGGCTCCGGCGGGAGATCCCCGAGTGGAATCTGGTGGAGCGTGAGGGGATCTCCCGCCTCGAGCGGATGTTCCGCTTCCCGAACTTTCTCGAGGCGTTGGCCTTCACCAACCGGGTCGGGGCGCTGGCCGAGGACGAGGGCCATCATCCCGCCCTCCTCACCGAGTGGGGGCGCGTCACCGTCACCTGGTGGACGCACGCGATCGGCGGCCTGCACCGCAACGACTTCATCATGGCGGCGAAGACGGACGCGCTCTTTGGGGGATCGCGATAG
- a CDS encoding MFS transporter — protein sequence MATPRVFYGWWVVFAFSFMTLTSTGIRHAVGPFLKPIVADLGLDRASFSLVIAVSLFLYGVFGLLVGWALDRFGVRATAAVGTLLLVLSLVLTALVRNFWEFAAVYGVLLPLGLAVTGPVMASGVVARWFSRRRGTALSILGSASMTGMSLLVPLVTWLILAYGWRSAYMLVAAGVLAGMLPLSLWVIRESPESMRLAPDGATPGPTTAQAPERVSAVTAMQTLAFWQLAGSFFTCGFSMSLLSAHGVPMLTDHGYTPMFASWTFGVLGGSSMACTIVLGALSDRFGRRPVLASIYAGRVAIFAGLFLIRDNPVAILTVAVLGGITMAGTGSMTSALTADIWGRFSVSPVLGVIFLVHQTGSALGSSLAGYLFETTGGYGAAFVLACIFLMAAAVVALRIDTGSRRVWRPATAPALD from the coding sequence ATGGCGACCCCACGGGTGTTCTACGGCTGGTGGGTGGTCTTCGCGTTCTCGTTCATGACGCTCACCTCCACGGGGATCCGCCACGCCGTGGGGCCCTTCCTCAAGCCGATCGTGGCCGACCTCGGGCTCGACCGCGCGAGCTTCTCGCTGGTGATCGCGGTGAGCCTCTTCCTCTACGGCGTGTTCGGGCTGCTCGTCGGCTGGGCCCTCGATCGGTTCGGCGTGCGGGCGACCGCGGCGGTGGGCACGCTGCTCCTCGTCCTGTCCCTGGTGCTGACGGCACTCGTCCGGAACTTCTGGGAGTTCGCCGCCGTGTACGGCGTGCTGCTGCCCCTCGGCCTGGCGGTCACCGGGCCGGTGATGGCCTCGGGCGTGGTCGCGCGGTGGTTCAGCCGGCGCCGGGGCACCGCGCTCTCGATCCTGGGCAGCGCGTCGATGACCGGGATGAGCCTGCTGGTGCCGCTGGTGACCTGGCTCATCCTGGCCTACGGCTGGCGGAGCGCCTACATGCTCGTCGCCGCCGGCGTCCTGGCCGGCATGCTGCCGCTGTCGCTCTGGGTGATCCGGGAGTCGCCGGAATCGATGCGCCTGGCCCCGGACGGGGCCACGCCCGGACCGACGACGGCGCAGGCGCCGGAGCGCGTGTCCGCCGTCACCGCCATGCAGACGCTCGCCTTCTGGCAGCTCGCCGGCTCGTTCTTCACCTGCGGCTTCTCGATGAGCCTGCTCTCCGCGCACGGGGTGCCGATGCTCACCGATCACGGCTACACGCCGATGTTCGCCTCGTGGACGTTCGGCGTGCTCGGCGGCTCGAGCATGGCGTGCACGATCGTGCTGGGCGCGCTCTCCGACCGGTTCGGCCGGCGCCCGGTGCTCGCCTCGATCTACGCGGGGCGCGTGGCCATCTTCGCCGGGTTGTTCCTCATCCGCGACAACCCGGTGGCGATCCTGACGGTGGCCGTCCTCGGCGGCATCACGATGGCAGGGACCGGCTCGATGACGTCGGCCCTCACGGCCGACATCTGGGGGCGCTTCTCGGTCAGCCCGGTGCTCGGCGTGATCTTCCTGGTCCACCAGACGGGCTCCGCTCTGGGCTCCTCCCTCGCCGGCTACCTGTTCGAGACCACCGGCGGCTACGGCGCGGCGTTCGTCCTGGCCTGCATCTTCCTGATGGCCGCGGCCGTCGTGGCCCTCAGGATCGACACGGGCTCGCGCCGCGTCTGGCGCCCCGCGACCGCTCCGGCCCTGGACTGA
- a CDS encoding ABC transporter substrate-binding protein: MLGRSGLVRSLFIGPTLLLTILTGADAQPPPKPTAIGYLEAPCPRPGSYELVFPAEGIRDALQRMGHLHGRDITYERGCASNRAQLMTVAQDLAQRRPGVIVAIGAEALQAAMDVTATIPIVMLAPYDPRPGAGVGPQRRSANVTGVSLSELEPTRRRLEILTQIAPTLARVTVLWNPDDAGASGEAKALLTTARPPGPTLEPNKVRDPEELETALITIALSQGQALLVTLDALTYAKRYRITEFATMGRLPAVYPTADFVRTGGLVAYGPRFGDLAGQVAGYVDRILKGAKPADLQVEPPTRFELVINLKAAGALGLTIPPSLLRQADEVIE; this comes from the coding sequence ATGCTGGGCCGTTCCGGGCTCGTGCGGTCGCTCTTCATCGGCCCCACGCTGCTGCTGACCATCCTGACGGGTGCTGACGCGCAGCCGCCGCCAAAGCCCACAGCCATCGGGTATCTCGAAGCGCCCTGCCCGCGGCCCGGCTCGTACGAGCTGGTGTTTCCAGCCGAGGGCATCCGTGACGCGCTCCAACGGATGGGCCACCTTCACGGCCGCGACATCACCTACGAACGCGGCTGCGCGTCGAATCGAGCCCAGCTGATGACGGTGGCTCAGGATCTCGCGCAACGCAGGCCAGGGGTCATCGTGGCGATCGGCGCCGAAGCGCTCCAGGCGGCCATGGACGTGACGGCCACCATTCCCATCGTGATGCTCGCGCCGTACGATCCGCGCCCTGGCGCGGGCGTCGGGCCTCAGCGCCGATCGGCGAACGTGACGGGCGTCTCGCTGAGCGAGCTCGAGCCGACCAGGCGTCGGTTGGAGATCCTCACGCAGATCGCACCGACGCTGGCGCGGGTCACCGTCCTCTGGAATCCCGATGATGCCGGCGCGAGCGGGGAGGCGAAGGCCTTGCTCACAACGGCCCGGCCGCCCGGGCCGACGCTCGAGCCGAACAAGGTCCGTGACCCCGAGGAGCTCGAAACGGCGCTGATAACGATCGCCCTGTCCCAGGGCCAGGCGCTCCTCGTGACGCTCGACGCCCTGACCTATGCAAAGCGGTATCGGATCACGGAGTTCGCTACGATGGGTCGGCTGCCCGCCGTTTACCCGACGGCGGACTTCGTCCGGACTGGAGGTCTCGTGGCGTATGGTCCGCGGTTCGGCGATCTGGCCGGGCAGGTCGCGGGCTATGTCGACAGGATCCTCAAGGGGGCGAAGCCTGCTGACCTTCAGGTGGAGCCTCCAACCAGGTTCGAGCTGGTGATCAACCTCAAGGCGGCAGGCGCCCTCGGCCTGACCATTCCCCCGTCGCTGTTGCGACAAGCGGATGAGGTCATCGAGTAA